The following coding sequences are from one Chondrinema litorale window:
- a CDS encoding glycoside hydrolase family 127 protein, producing the protein MKKVLELTLIILIIATPFACEQKEKKQDYPIQPVTFTSVQFNDSFWAPKIETNRGTSIPSAFGKCEETGRFHNFALAGGLSDGEHIGNFPFDDTDVYKVLEGASYTLAVQDDKKLDAFLDSVINLIDAAQEEDGYLFTARTNESERLRGWMGSKRWERLNSHELYNTGHLLEAAVAHHEATGKDNLLKIAIKNANLIDQDFGPSEQQKHCPSGHPIVEMALVKLYRETGDDRYLKLAKYFIDETGIATDGHDLSQYSQDHMPVVDQKEAVGHAVRFGYLYSGVTDVAALTGDEAYKKAILNLWDNVASKKLYITGGIGARSMGEGFGENYELPNMTAYCETCASISNVYWNHRMFLLFGDSKYYDVLERTLYNGLIAGISLSGDKFFYDNPLESDGSHDRAPWFDCACCPGNITRFMASVPGYQYAVKDDAVYVNLFATGESELDVEGKKFHLKQTTKYPWEGQVAIEVTKPTGSELDLKIRIPGWAKNEAIPSDLYKFIEGQKGNIKISINGEEVDYKTEQGYAALSKDWEAGDVVLVNLPLEVKRVEAHENVVYDRGKTTFQRGPVVYCFEGVDYDKGSIFSTYVPEGAEVKAEYKKDFLGGVVTLDVAGKGLFKEGETIKEEDVALQAIPYYSWNNRGKSEMLIWMPDNAETAVVRDMNSLTAQATPSVEGYDKGFGLKDGFTPKNSGDVDKNFFFWWLKNGSEEWVKYEFEKPVKISKSDVYWLNYDHYDYTARAPKSWELEYLKGEEWLPVKNKTSYNTELNQFNSVEFEPVTTTAIRLNATMQDSVSAGILEWRVE; encoded by the coding sequence ATGAAGAAGGTTTTAGAATTAACGCTAATTATTTTAATCATAGCCACTCCGTTTGCGTGTGAGCAGAAGGAGAAAAAACAAGACTATCCAATACAGCCAGTTACATTTACTTCGGTACAATTTAACGATAGCTTTTGGGCTCCTAAAATTGAGACGAATAGAGGCACCTCAATCCCAAGTGCATTTGGCAAATGCGAAGAAACAGGCAGGTTCCACAACTTTGCTTTGGCTGGCGGCTTATCAGACGGAGAGCACATTGGAAATTTCCCTTTTGATGATACCGATGTTTATAAAGTATTGGAAGGTGCTTCTTACACATTGGCAGTGCAAGATGACAAAAAACTAGATGCTTTTCTAGATAGTGTAATCAATTTGATTGATGCAGCGCAAGAAGAAGATGGCTATTTGTTTACTGCTCGAACCAACGAGAGTGAGCGCTTAAGAGGTTGGATGGGTTCTAAACGTTGGGAGAGATTAAACAGTCATGAACTTTACAATACTGGTCACTTATTAGAAGCAGCCGTAGCACACCACGAGGCAACAGGTAAAGACAATTTATTAAAGATTGCGATCAAAAATGCTAATTTAATTGATCAGGATTTTGGTCCGTCTGAGCAGCAGAAACATTGCCCCTCTGGCCACCCAATTGTAGAAATGGCACTTGTGAAATTGTATCGTGAAACTGGTGACGATCGCTATTTAAAACTGGCCAAATATTTTATTGACGAAACTGGTATTGCTACAGATGGTCATGATTTAAGCCAATACAGCCAAGATCATATGCCAGTGGTAGACCAAAAAGAAGCAGTTGGACATGCAGTGCGCTTTGGTTATTTGTATTCTGGTGTTACAGATGTGGCTGCACTTACAGGCGACGAAGCTTACAAAAAAGCAATTTTAAACTTGTGGGATAATGTAGCTTCTAAAAAGTTATACATCACAGGTGGTATAGGTGCTAGATCGATGGGTGAGGGATTCGGTGAGAATTACGAGCTACCAAACATGACGGCTTATTGCGAAACTTGTGCTTCAATCTCAAATGTTTATTGGAACCACCGCATGTTCTTATTATTTGGTGATTCTAAATACTACGATGTTTTAGAAAGAACCCTTTACAATGGTCTTATCGCAGGTATTTCTTTAAGTGGAGACAAGTTTTTCTACGACAATCCATTAGAATCAGACGGTTCTCACGATCGTGCTCCTTGGTTCGATTGTGCTTGTTGTCCGGGCAACATCACCCGATTTATGGCTTCAGTTCCGGGTTATCAATATGCAGTAAAAGATGATGCTGTGTATGTAAATCTATTTGCAACAGGCGAGTCTGAACTGGATGTTGAAGGCAAGAAATTCCATTTAAAACAAACCACCAAATATCCTTGGGAAGGTCAAGTAGCTATTGAGGTAACCAAACCCACTGGCAGCGAACTTGACTTAAAAATTAGAATTCCGGGTTGGGCTAAAAATGAAGCGATTCCTTCAGATTTATACAAGTTTATAGAAGGGCAAAAAGGGAATATAAAAATCAGTATCAATGGTGAAGAAGTAGACTACAAAACAGAACAAGGTTATGCGGCACTTTCTAAAGATTGGGAAGCGGGTGATGTTGTATTGGTGAATCTTCCATTAGAAGTAAAAAGAGTAGAAGCACACGAAAATGTAGTGTACGACAGAGGTAAAACTACTTTCCAAAGAGGGCCGGTTGTATATTGTTTCGAAGGTGTTGACTACGATAAAGGAAGCATTTTTAGTACTTATGTTCCAGAAGGAGCGGAGGTGAAAGCTGAGTATAAAAAAGACTTTTTAGGTGGTGTAGTTACTTTAGATGTTGCCGGAAAAGGTTTGTTTAAAGAAGGTGAAACCATAAAAGAAGAGGATGTCGCATTACAAGCAATTCCATACTATAGCTGGAATAACCGTGGCAAATCTGAAATGCTTATTTGGATGCCAGATAATGCAGAAACGGCTGTAGTAAGAGACATGAATTCTTTAACAGCTCAAGCGACTCCTTCGGTAGAAGGTTACGACAAGGGCTTTGGATTAAAAGATGGATTTACCCCAAAAAACTCAGGTGATGTAGATAAAAACTTCTTTTTTTGGTGGTTAAAAAATGGCTCAGAAGAGTGGGTAAAATACGAATTCGAGAAACCAGTAAAAATATCTAAATCGGATGTATACTGGTTAAACTACGACCATTACGATTACACAGCTAGAGCGCCTAAATCTTGGGAACTAGAATACTTAAAAGGTGAAGAGTGGCTTCCGGTAAAAAATAAAACTTCTTACAATACCGAACTCAACCAATTCAACTCCGTTGAGTTCGAGCCAGTAACTACTACTGCCATCAGGCTAAATGCTACAATGCAAGACAGCGTTTCGGCAGGTATACTGGAATGGAGAGTTGAATAA
- a CDS encoding Hsp20/alpha crystallin family protein gives MKLLDKEINLKKDIPTWFNKVLGKLNLLPDRLSNGLQNITTAFTNDDNAYDLKIQMPGLKRKDIQIEIRDNYLIISAEKKSEKRNNGNNWMSESYSYSSYTRTFKIPDGVDKDKIEARMKHGILTLKMKSKTLVGMKNKRMIPVA, from the coding sequence ATGAAACTTTTAGATAAAGAAATCAACCTAAAAAAAGATATTCCAACATGGTTTAATAAGGTTTTAGGAAAATTGAATTTGCTGCCAGATAGGTTAAGTAATGGTTTGCAAAATATAACTACAGCGTTTACTAATGATGATAATGCTTACGACCTGAAAATTCAGATGCCGGGTCTTAAGAGAAAAGATATACAGATTGAAATAAGGGATAATTATTTAATTATTTCGGCTGAAAAGAAATCCGAAAAAAGAAACAATGGGAACAACTGGATGAGTGAATCTTACAGTTATTCATCCTATACCAGAACTTTTAAAATTCCAGACGGAGTTGATAAAGATAAAATAGAGGCTAGAATGAAGCATGGAATACTTACCCTTAAGATGAAATCGAAAACATTAGTTGGTATGAAAAACAAAAGGATGATTCCAGTTGCGTAA
- a CDS encoding alpha-L-arabinofuranosidase C-terminal domain-containing protein, translating into MMFKKLDLFNSIMTNKFFLFTLFFLAVSFKLFSQQANITINAKELGAEVSPDLHGIFFEEISHGGEGGLYAELIQNRGFEESRVPEGCSLDSGWIIPPRTPHFRTGKVVDWKMKFEPTNDWPAWSLATSGKSEAEISLTQDQPLTKATPNSLQIDISSYDNQGRVAVANEGFWGIKVENGATYNLSFYLRTDKKYKSPVTVSLETEEGVVLAKHTFNKVNSKSWQEHTCALKATASAAKAKFYITFEGEGIAWLDFVSLFPEKTFKNRPNGMRPDLAQYLADLKPAFVRWPGGCFVEGISVESAPNWQKSLGKLIDRPGTYSPWGYWSSDGIGYHEFLQFCEDIDADAMYVFNCGIACEMRAGPYLPEDHVPSIIENVLNGIEYAIGPADSEWGKVRAANGHPEPFPLKYIEVGNEQKGPEYGARFNTFYKAIKDKYPQLTIIASMGISHVDKPTVESIDKMDIADEHAYKGIYWPMIYHDWYDKYERGDWKLYVGEYACNSGVGSGNMMAALNDATYILGMERNSDMITMTSYAPLLENMNDTDWPVNLIRFDNERSFARISYYAIQMLNENKATVNLDTKIDIKANEEVSASKFEGKIGLSTWDTYAEFKDIEIIQDGKTIYQSDFAKSADEWETTGGNWEVKDGALAQTDYGVWPLAILKDQDYSAYTLKLKARRTGGYNAFMIPIAIKDHDNYLRAHIGAWLNRVAAFELVTNGTDAMVTQPVTLENPIETDKWYDVELQVNNGTIDCYLDGELLMTYKDPRRFFSIAGKDEATGEIVVKVVNASDSPYQTAINLEGVEKVNPVGKVITLSAESADAENSLDEPEKYVPVETVYKEFKPTFEMAFKPWSVTVLRISTK; encoded by the coding sequence ATGATGTTTAAAAAATTAGATTTATTCAACTCTATTATGACGAACAAATTCTTTCTATTTACGCTGTTCTTTTTGGCAGTATCATTTAAACTCTTTTCTCAACAAGCCAACATCACCATCAATGCAAAAGAGTTGGGAGCAGAAGTTTCACCTGATTTGCATGGTATTTTTTTCGAGGAAATTAGCCATGGAGGAGAAGGTGGATTATATGCTGAGTTAATACAGAATAGGGGATTTGAAGAAAGTCGCGTGCCTGAAGGTTGTTCTCTGGATTCAGGTTGGATTATCCCGCCGAGAACCCCGCATTTTAGAACAGGTAAAGTTGTAGATTGGAAGATGAAATTTGAGCCTACCAACGATTGGCCTGCTTGGTCTCTAGCTACTTCTGGTAAATCTGAAGCAGAAATATCTCTTACTCAAGATCAGCCATTAACCAAAGCGACTCCAAATTCATTGCAGATAGATATTTCTAGTTATGATAACCAAGGAAGAGTAGCAGTTGCAAACGAAGGATTTTGGGGAATTAAAGTAGAAAATGGAGCCACTTATAATTTATCATTTTACCTCAGAACTGATAAAAAATATAAAAGCCCGGTAACTGTTTCGCTCGAAACAGAAGAGGGAGTAGTATTGGCAAAACATACTTTTAATAAAGTAAACTCAAAAAGTTGGCAAGAGCATACTTGCGCTTTAAAGGCTACTGCATCAGCAGCTAAAGCAAAATTCTATATCACTTTTGAAGGAGAAGGAATAGCATGGTTAGATTTTGTTTCTTTGTTTCCTGAAAAAACTTTTAAGAACAGACCCAATGGCATGCGCCCAGATTTGGCTCAGTACTTAGCTGATTTAAAACCTGCATTTGTAAGATGGCCGGGTGGTTGTTTTGTAGAAGGCATAAGTGTAGAAAGTGCACCGAACTGGCAAAAAAGTTTGGGTAAATTAATCGATAGGCCGGGTACTTACAGTCCTTGGGGATACTGGTCTAGTGATGGAATTGGCTACCACGAATTTTTGCAGTTTTGCGAAGACATTGATGCAGATGCCATGTATGTATTTAATTGTGGTATTGCCTGCGAAATGCGTGCAGGGCCTTATTTGCCAGAAGATCATGTTCCATCGATTATAGAAAATGTGTTGAATGGAATTGAATATGCCATTGGTCCAGCTGATTCTGAATGGGGCAAAGTGAGAGCAGCTAATGGACATCCAGAACCATTTCCACTTAAATATATAGAAGTGGGAAACGAGCAAAAAGGTCCAGAATATGGAGCAAGGTTTAACACTTTCTATAAAGCGATAAAAGATAAATATCCGCAATTAACCATTATTGCTAGCATGGGAATTTCGCATGTAGATAAGCCTACAGTTGAATCGATTGACAAAATGGACATAGCTGATGAGCATGCATATAAAGGTATTTATTGGCCAATGATCTATCACGATTGGTACGATAAATATGAGAGAGGTGATTGGAAATTGTATGTAGGTGAGTATGCTTGTAATAGTGGCGTAGGTAGCGGAAATATGATGGCGGCTTTAAATGATGCTACTTATATATTAGGTATGGAGCGCAACTCCGACATGATCACTATGACTAGTTATGCGCCATTACTTGAGAATATGAACGATACCGATTGGCCAGTTAACCTCATTAGGTTCGATAATGAAAGAAGTTTTGCCAGAATTTCTTACTATGCCATCCAGATGCTCAATGAGAACAAGGCGACTGTAAACCTAGATACTAAGATTGATATTAAAGCCAATGAAGAAGTAAGTGCATCTAAGTTTGAAGGTAAAATTGGTTTAAGCACTTGGGATACTTATGCCGAATTTAAGGATATTGAAATCATTCAAGATGGTAAAACCATATATCAATCAGATTTTGCAAAAAGTGCAGACGAGTGGGAAACAACTGGCGGCAATTGGGAAGTAAAAGATGGCGCTTTGGCACAAACAGATTATGGAGTTTGGCCTCTAGCAATTCTGAAAGATCAAGATTACAGTGCTTATACCTTAAAACTGAAAGCAAGAAGAACTGGCGGTTACAATGCTTTTATGATTCCTATTGCCATTAAAGATCATGATAATTACCTGAGAGCGCATATTGGTGCTTGGCTAAATCGTGTAGCTGCTTTTGAATTGGTAACGAATGGTACCGATGCGATGGTAACACAACCAGTTACACTTGAAAACCCTATTGAAACAGACAAATGGTACGATGTGGAGCTACAAGTAAATAATGGAACCATTGATTGTTATTTAGATGGGGAGTTGCTGATGACCTACAAAGACCCAAGAAGATTTTTTAGCATTGCTGGAAAAGATGAAGCAACTGGTGAAATTGTAGTGAAGGTAGTAAATGCTAGTGACAGCCCTTACCAGACTGCAATCAATTTGGAAGGTGTGGAAAAAGTGAATCCAGTTGGAAAAGTAATTACACTTTCAGCAGAGTCTGCCGATGCAGAAAACTCTTTAGATGAACCAGAAAAGTATGTGCCTGTAGAAACTGTTTATAAAGAATTTAAACCAACGTTTGAAATGGCATTTAAACCTTGGTCGGTAACTGTTCTCAGAATTAGTACTAAATAA
- a CDS encoding sodium-dependent transporter, with amino-acid sequence MDKSIHQRFSSKTAFLLSVLGIAIGTGNIWRFPRIVAQNGSENGAGAFIFAWVIFLLTWSIPLIISEYAIGRKFRMGLIGAMKGATNGKLTWMGAFMAFVATAITFFYSVVVGWCIYYFFYMMSHSLPENTETAMFIWNSYQDSYWPLATHTLALVVGCLAIWKGVSSIEKVNKVLIPSLLVILILCIIRALTLDGALEGINYLFTPDWAQLSNPKIWVEALTQNAWDTGAGWGLFITYAAYMKSEQGIVKNAFFTGIGNNCISLISAIVIFGTVFAILKNDMGMSETQLLEVVKTSGPASTGLTFIWMPQLFAKMFGGNVLAILFFMGLTFAGFSSLIAQLELPARVFVDFGFSRSKALLIIGIASYAFGIPSAISLDILGNQDFVWGVALILSGVFFSIVLIKYGLDKLREDENQQQNDDWKIKPVWKIIMNYLVPPIGTGLVIWFLIDAAKVDKWYDPFKSYSLMTCLFQFAIAISLFMLLNKKLNKHVKEDTKKQEAVESI; translated from the coding sequence ATGGACAAAAGCATTCATCAAAGGTTCTCATCAAAAACAGCATTTTTACTTAGTGTTCTAGGTATAGCAATCGGTACAGGAAACATCTGGCGGTTTCCAAGAATTGTTGCCCAAAATGGTTCTGAAAACGGAGCCGGAGCATTCATTTTTGCTTGGGTTATTTTTCTACTTACTTGGAGTATACCTTTAATTATAAGTGAATATGCCATTGGCAGAAAGTTTAGAATGGGATTGATTGGTGCGATGAAGGGAGCTACAAATGGCAAACTCACATGGATGGGTGCTTTTATGGCTTTTGTAGCTACAGCCATTACATTTTTCTATTCTGTAGTGGTGGGTTGGTGTATCTATTATTTCTTCTACATGATGAGCCACTCACTACCAGAAAATACAGAAACCGCCATGTTTATCTGGAATAGTTATCAAGACAGTTACTGGCCATTAGCCACACACACATTGGCTCTAGTTGTGGGTTGTTTGGCTATCTGGAAAGGCGTTTCTTCTATCGAAAAGGTAAATAAGGTTTTAATTCCCAGTTTGTTGGTGATATTGATATTATGCATCATAAGAGCACTTACGCTAGATGGTGCGCTAGAAGGAATCAATTACTTATTTACTCCAGATTGGGCTCAACTGAGCAACCCTAAAATATGGGTGGAAGCACTCACGCAAAATGCTTGGGATACAGGTGCTGGCTGGGGACTTTTTATTACCTATGCCGCTTACATGAAATCTGAGCAGGGAATTGTGAAAAATGCTTTCTTTACCGGAATTGGTAATAACTGCATCTCTCTCATTTCTGCCATCGTAATTTTCGGGACAGTATTCGCTATCTTAAAAAATGATATGGGCATGTCTGAAACGCAGCTACTCGAAGTTGTAAAAACCAGTGGGCCTGCCTCAACAGGTCTTACTTTTATATGGATGCCGCAATTGTTTGCCAAAATGTTTGGTGGAAATGTATTGGCTATTTTATTCTTTATGGGTTTAACCTTTGCCGGTTTTTCTTCATTAATCGCACAGTTAGAATTACCTGCCAGGGTTTTTGTTGATTTTGGTTTTTCGAGAAGTAAAGCACTTTTAATTATAGGTATTGCCAGTTATGCATTTGGTATCCCTTCGGCAATTAGTCTAGATATATTAGGTAATCAGGATTTTGTTTGGGGTGTAGCACTTATTCTTTCGGGTGTATTCTTTTCTATTGTGCTTATTAAATATGGACTGGATAAGCTTAGAGAAGATGAAAACCAACAGCAAAACGATGACTGGAAGATTAAACCTGTCTGGAAAATTATTATGAACTATCTGGTTCCTCCTATCGGTACTGGCTTGGTTATTTGGTTTTTGATAGATGCTGCTAAAGTCGATAAATGGTACGATCCATTTAAGTCTTACAGCCTAATGACATGCCTTTTTCAATTCGCTATAGCTATTAGCTTATTCATGCTATTAAATAAAAAGCTGAATAAGCACGTAAAAGAAGATACTAAGAAGCAAGAAGCTGTGGAAAGTATTTGA
- a CDS encoding Hsp20/alpha crystallin family protein — MSLVRRNHDNYFPTQSFGGLLDQFFNTELFDWPTRNFSSTNTTLPAVNIKEEEEKFTVEMAAPGMKKEDFKLEIDNDKLTISSEHKTEKEEVGKDNYTRREFSYQSFVRSFNLPETVDSDQIKASYENGVLMLDIPKKEEAKPKPVKLIDVK, encoded by the coding sequence ATGTCACTTGTAAGAAGAAATCACGACAATTATTTTCCAACACAATCATTTGGAGGATTATTAGATCAGTTTTTTAACACAGAATTATTCGATTGGCCAACACGTAATTTTTCTAGCACCAATACTACGCTTCCTGCAGTAAATATTAAAGAGGAAGAAGAAAAGTTTACAGTAGAAATGGCAGCTCCGGGAATGAAAAAAGAAGACTTTAAACTGGAAATAGACAACGACAAATTAACCATTTCTTCTGAGCACAAAACAGAAAAAGAGGAAGTTGGCAAAGACAATTATACTCGAAGAGAGTTTAGCTATCAGAGCTTTGTAAGATCATTCAATTTGCCAGAAACTGTAGATAGCGATCAAATTAAAGCTAGCTACGAAAATGGTGTTTTAATGCTTGATATTCCTAAAAAGGAAGAAGCTAAGCCAAAACCAGTTAAGTTGATTGATGTGAAATAA